A single window of Methanomassiliicoccaceae archaeon DNA harbors:
- a CDS encoding methanogenesis marker 5 protein has protein sequence MKVFIDPPNSLILFDIVERFGHEPLSAMAAIQEKIDNLEIDMPPMNVTLDDVVRGLKYAGVEVPSGIRGRMAMWGPMIEEAEAAIIMDNAPYSFGCVGCERSNEMLKYLIKKRNIPTLHVVYPSNEEDAKNFVISAKEFLEGLGK, from the coding sequence ATGAAAGTGTTCATAGACCCGCCGAACAGTCTGATACTGTTCGATATTGTAGAGAGATTCGGCCATGAGCCGCTCAGCGCCATGGCCGCGATCCAGGAGAAGATCGACAACCTGGAGATAGACATGCCCCCGATGAACGTGACCCTGGACGACGTGGTCAGGGGCCTAAAGTATGCAGGCGTCGAAGTCCCCTCGGGAATCAGGGGAAGGATGGCGATGTGGGGGCCGATGATCGAGGAGGCGGAAGCGGCCATCATAATGGATAATGCGCCGTACAGTTTCGGATGCGTCGGGTGCGAGCGATCCAACGAAATGTTGAAATATCTGATTAAAAAGAGAAACATCCCGACACTTCACGTGGTATACCCTTCCAACGAGGAGGACGCCAAGAACTTCGTCATCAGCGCCAAGGAGTTTCTGGAGGGACTAGGTAAATGA
- a CDS encoding methanogenesis marker 15 protein, giving the protein MTIKIAELSCGTEYSSVQHEIEKAALSVGAKMVYPDVSVDDVDDAVKRFGFNPRSNQLKLMIARAASLADGKYDADAVFICTCFRCAEAALVRNELRRFIQDNTNLPVVTYSFTERLKASQMLTRMEALVTIVSRKELLARERQTGLTAGLDSGSSTTKAVIMQDNKIIGKAWTGSGDVVKSADQVLMEAMKQAGIELKDLEAIGTTGYGRYTLGKYYNAKLVQEELTVNSKGAVWLANKQRGEATILDIGGMDNKAITVRDGVPDNFTMGGICAGASGRFLEMTAKRMKVDIEDLGPLAMKGDWRNAKMNSYCSIFGIQDLVTQLGEGKTFEDVAAAACHSVAEQVYEQQLQEIDVRHPIIQVGGTSLISGLVKAVGEILGEMPIVPPDSQYIGAVGGALLSSGFL; this is encoded by the coding sequence ATGACAATAAAAATCGCAGAGCTGTCTTGCGGGACAGAATACAGCAGCGTGCAGCATGAGATCGAGAAGGCCGCCCTCTCGGTAGGCGCGAAGATGGTCTATCCGGATGTAAGCGTGGACGATGTGGACGATGCGGTCAAACGCTTCGGGTTCAACCCCCGTTCCAATCAACTTAAGTTAATGATCGCAAGGGCAGCCTCGTTGGCCGACGGAAAATACGATGCGGACGCGGTTTTCATATGCACATGCTTCAGGTGCGCCGAGGCCGCGTTGGTCAGGAACGAGCTTAGGAGGTTCATACAGGACAACACGAACCTGCCCGTCGTCACATACTCTTTCACGGAGAGGCTGAAGGCCTCTCAGATGCTCACAAGGATGGAGGCGCTCGTCACCATCGTTTCGAGGAAAGAGCTGTTGGCGAGGGAGAGGCAGACAGGGCTGACCGCGGGCCTGGACTCCGGTTCGAGCACCACCAAGGCCGTCATCATGCAGGACAATAAGATAATCGGAAAAGCTTGGACCGGGTCGGGGGACGTCGTCAAGTCCGCAGACCAGGTGCTTATGGAAGCGATGAAACAGGCGGGAATAGAGCTCAAGGACCTGGAGGCGATAGGGACAACAGGTTACGGACGCTACACCCTGGGGAAGTACTACAATGCCAAGCTGGTACAGGAAGAGCTCACCGTCAACTCGAAAGGCGCGGTCTGGCTGGCCAACAAGCAGAGGGGGGAGGCGACCATCCTCGATATCGGAGGTATGGACAACAAAGCGATCACAGTCCGCGACGGAGTCCCGGACAATTTCACCATGGGAGGCATATGCGCCGGCGCATCGGGACGTTTCCTGGAGATGACGGCCAAGAGGATGAAAGTGGATATCGAGGACCTCGGCCCTCTCGCGATGAAGGGAGACTGGAGGAACGCCAAGATGAACTCCTATTGCTCGATCTTCGGAATCCAGGACCTGGTCACGCAGCTCGGAGAAGGGAAAACCTTCGAGGACGTCGCGGCCGCGGCATGTCATTCCGTCGCAGAGCAGGTATACGAACAGCAGCTTCAGGAGATCGATGTAAGGCATCCGATCATCCAGGTAGGCGGCACATCGCTCATTTCCGGCTTGGTAAAGGCGGTCGGAGAAATACTCGGCGAGATGCCGATAGTCCCGCCGGACTCTCAATATATCGGGGCGGTCGGAGGAGCATTGCTGAGTTCGGGATTCCTGTGA
- a CDS encoding methanogenesis marker protein 6, whose amino-acid sequence MSDERETRLLMISPNSMLTPDQLVRSIHAMNKEVKVKETCYGCLVEGRKDVVKEVLDQVRKKYTNEVFSKRRAYPAGDPRRCRAQHGTRPGYCQLEAEWALLSNVQHGLDCADRGETVEKIPVKEPLSVRDFKKICEE is encoded by the coding sequence ATGAGCGACGAAAGAGAGACAAGGCTGCTTATGATTTCACCGAACTCCATGCTCACGCCCGACCAGCTCGTCCGTTCGATACACGCGATGAACAAAGAGGTCAAGGTCAAGGAGACATGCTATGGTTGCCTTGTCGAGGGCAGAAAGGATGTCGTGAAGGAAGTATTGGACCAGGTACGCAAGAAATACACCAACGAGGTATTCTCCAAGCGCAGGGCATATCCGGCAGGCGACCCGAGGAGATGCCGCGCCCAGCACGGCACAAGGCCCGGGTACTGCCAACTTGAGGCTGAATGGGCGTTGCTTTCCAACGTGCAGCACGGCCTGGATTGCGCCGACAGAGGCGAGACCGTTGAAAAGATTCCGGTGAAAGAACCTCTTTCGGTAAGAGATTTCAAAAAGATTTGTGAGGAGTAA
- a CDS encoding methanogenesis marker 17 protein, translating into MDITVHGSDPFGNEGYRVLFGNIMNDLGEALAIEKAELVLKAEIPLFIFSVRLRAQPVSKTIADVSSLREEGSGVHITITDERYAPEILKAMWSKYGRNSVDQQTRFDMSVSNADLETVSKTVVASGEEVIKEIIGSVWRSMPEGIRVRHVFITGTVITVVATEEIMKPEYMKEGAEVHIAMGGSADV; encoded by the coding sequence ATGGACATCACGGTTCATGGATCGGACCCGTTCGGGAATGAGGGGTACAGGGTACTTTTCGGGAACATTATGAACGATCTGGGCGAGGCTCTGGCGATCGAGAAGGCAGAGCTCGTGCTCAAGGCGGAGATCCCGCTGTTCATATTCTCCGTCAGACTGCGCGCGCAGCCTGTCAGCAAAACGATAGCGGACGTCAGCAGCCTTCGCGAAGAAGGATCCGGGGTCCATATAACCATAACGGACGAGCGATATGCGCCGGAGATACTCAAGGCGATGTGGTCAAAGTATGGCAGGAACAGCGTAGACCAACAGACACGTTTCGACATGTCGGTATCTAACGCCGACCTCGAGACCGTCAGCAAGACAGTGGTCGCATCAGGCGAAGAAGTCATCAAGGAGATCATAGGCTCGGTATGGAGGTCCATGCCCGAAGGCATCAGAGTGCGCCATGTTTTCATCACCGGGACTGTTATCACGGTGGTCGCGACAGAGGAGATCATGAAGCCCGAGTACATGAAGGAAGGGGCAGAGGTCCATATAGCGATGGGAGGTTCGGCAGATGTTTGA
- a CDS encoding methanogenesis marker 3 protein: protein MKITVNGRPKVLKAGATLKEAVTGEQYYEGALVAVHLSVETVTEKTNDFELTTPRGNMVLHLDDSPDAEKWRSMISTVEGVTARWVTRKIVALGAFPSDIKSDPADRLYRKFDCFFSLGGGDNQTTYIMVARNDHRESYGAGPGRIGRITVGRHLIDELREGEGISEIRPVMSEISTENVDVTSDMSYPMAEGYSVDTNVLIKLDPESPIAVEHILITASDLNLEVTDQTGSFIASSEDLDADLKSEKAAVRETGAVTVRNEGTGKGRIYIYKDKRQVAQSHSSAGKVERGLAMISMAKKGDRISVVTEPPRTLSVGMTQKAGGEFLSKAGVEQIRKGDTSDGAIIVEQTPERTIEAMKAGVVETFAVPRDRIYRIEITAKDQKTSYYFRKVTGLSHKPIGTMKVQFTYEGASMMTFYGDEMRGKLLHPQELFKRVKRGDIGVTNQARPYCGLMGIRLQDSKEYGPTGEEPYGTNIIGRFADDLSRLLAEAEEDKVIYITEENI from the coding sequence ATGAAGATAACCGTCAACGGGAGACCGAAGGTGCTGAAGGCCGGAGCCACGCTCAAAGAAGCTGTGACCGGCGAGCAATATTACGAAGGGGCGCTGGTGGCGGTGCATCTGTCGGTGGAGACCGTCACAGAGAAGACCAACGATTTCGAACTCACTACGCCGAGAGGGAACATGGTCCTTCATCTCGACGACAGCCCCGATGCTGAAAAATGGAGGTCGATGATCAGTACGGTGGAAGGAGTGACCGCAAGGTGGGTCACCCGTAAGATTGTTGCGTTGGGAGCATTTCCTTCGGACATAAAGTCAGACCCGGCCGACCGTCTTTACCGAAAGTTCGACTGTTTCTTCTCATTGGGAGGCGGTGACAATCAGACCACTTACATAATGGTCGCCAGGAACGATCACAGAGAATCATACGGCGCAGGGCCGGGACGCATCGGACGCATAACTGTCGGAAGGCATCTGATCGACGAACTGCGCGAGGGCGAAGGCATCAGCGAGATACGCCCGGTGATGTCAGAAATAAGCACGGAGAACGTCGATGTAACATCGGACATGTCATATCCGATGGCCGAAGGATACTCGGTGGACACCAACGTGCTGATAAAATTGGATCCGGAGTCCCCGATAGCCGTCGAACACATACTCATCACGGCCTCGGACCTGAATCTGGAGGTCACCGATCAGACGGGTAGCTTCATTGCAAGCTCCGAGGACCTGGACGCCGATTTAAAATCCGAGAAGGCGGCGGTGAGGGAGACCGGTGCCGTAACGGTAAGGAATGAAGGTACCGGGAAGGGCAGGATATACATTTACAAGGACAAGAGGCAGGTCGCTCAGTCGCACAGCTCGGCGGGCAAGGTCGAGCGCGGGTTGGCAATGATCTCGATGGCGAAAAAGGGCGACAGGATATCTGTGGTAACCGAACCTCCCAGGACACTCTCGGTCGGAATGACCCAGAAGGCCGGCGGAGAGTTCCTTTCCAAGGCAGGTGTAGAACAGATCAGAAAGGGCGACACTTCGGACGGAGCGATAATAGTTGAACAGACCCCTGAACGCACCATCGAGGCCATGAAGGCCGGGGTCGTCGAAACATTCGCGGTACCCCGCGACAGGATATACAGGATAGAGATCACCGCCAAGGACCAAAAAACGTCCTATTATTTCAGAAAGGTCACCGGCCTGAGCCACAAGCCGATAGGGACAATGAAGGTCCAGTTCACTTACGAAGGGGCTTCGATGATGACCTTCTACGGGGACGAGATGAGAGGCAAGCTCCTCCATCCGCAGGAGCTTTTCAAGAGGGTCAAGCGCGGGGACATCGGAGTTACCAACCAGGCCCGCCCATACTGCGGGCTGATGGGCATAAGGCTGCAGGACAGCAAGGAATACGGGCCCACAGGCGAGGAGCCGTACGGGACGAACATCATCGGCAGGTTTGCCGACGACCTCAGCAGGCTTCTTGCGGAAGCGGAGGAGGACAAGGTCATATACATCACGGAGGAGAACATATGA
- a CDS encoding methyl-coenzyme M reductase family protein: MFEVIMYDGGVYRSDELFEMIEDVGGAVLQKIRSSQMLTVTMSIPSEDKETVSALCREIGGEVKEVPLAGTEIAVVGPTLGRHHMPHPICDIAEALRRKGALSIVMGLARGRGKHTSQISASEVGIINEYDAAIFCFGNFKSCIEAKAELMKDIKIPLILVCGPRPEGLEDYCEGIIPGVGRKSERMRSSEERQKLEEIVSMTEEVLKDKRKRMSEDPLFVHPSEVKQVLENYPPIDMCLRPSPIVLHMDGLRAKIPYDENIGAVSDIMVYDRRLGDIAKITESKLDRSSMLVKIKTGSEVEYDDARNAARKP; the protein is encoded by the coding sequence ATGTTTGAAGTTATAATGTACGATGGCGGCGTTTATCGTTCGGACGAACTTTTCGAGATGATAGAGGATGTGGGCGGAGCAGTCCTGCAGAAGATCAGAAGCTCCCAGATGCTTACAGTGACCATGTCCATTCCCAGTGAGGACAAGGAGACGGTTTCCGCACTTTGCAGGGAGATCGGAGGAGAGGTCAAAGAGGTACCGCTAGCGGGGACAGAGATAGCGGTAGTGGGTCCCACGCTGGGGCGCCACCACATGCCCCATCCGATATGCGATATAGCAGAAGCGCTCAGAAGGAAGGGTGCGCTTTCGATCGTGATGGGACTCGCCAGAGGAAGAGGAAAGCACACGTCTCAGATATCCGCGTCAGAGGTCGGCATCATCAACGAGTACGACGCGGCGATTTTCTGTTTCGGCAATTTTAAATCATGCATAGAGGCGAAAGCGGAGCTCATGAAGGACATCAAGATACCGCTGATCCTCGTGTGCGGTCCCAGGCCGGAGGGGCTGGAGGACTATTGCGAGGGCATAATTCCGGGCGTGGGAAGGAAATCGGAAAGGATGAGGTCGTCGGAGGAGAGGCAAAAGCTCGAAGAAATCGTCTCCATGACCGAGGAGGTACTGAAGGACAAGAGGAAGAGGATGTCCGAGGACCCTCTTTTCGTCCATCCGTCGGAAGTGAAGCAGGTACTCGAGAACTATCCGCCGATAGATATGTGCCTCAGACCGTCCCCGATAGTTCTTCACATGGACGGCCTCAGGGCGAAGATTCCGTACGACGAGAATATAGGGGCGGTCAGCGACATAATGGTCTACGACCGCAGGCTGGGAGATATCGCTAAGATAACCGAGTCTAAACTAGACCGCAGCAGCATGCTCGTCAAGATCAAGACGGGCTCGGAGGTAGAGTACGACGATGCCCGGAACGCGGCAAGGAAACCGTAA